In a genomic window of bacterium:
- a CDS encoding FlgD immunoglobulin-like domain containing protein: MTDKRKKFLISAVALALVLILVGLGLAQADVSNNIIWQQDQNLVPDTNWNLYTMTNNESDSTQKTDSADTNEVHPSAAYDGSKVVYAKWDGIQYDVYYKTNGGPETKIIDDGQYPALGPCGQVAFCRRKLTGGVWWWGIYTTNLSGSGPDGPYYVFWGANHQWPSISPDGKYIIFATDEEGDNDNWEIYQMDYGGGGEINLTNNWANDIDPAYSFDGTQIVFASNRSNPDNSSNYDIYTMPAGGSGSPTQVTTNTAVDQYPFYSPDGSRIVFTSYRDDNKGEIYTIPSGGGDPVNVTRLTNNSYHDRYPTWGGTASAPAAPINLTLSNVAYDSIKLTWTDNSCNEDGFKVKRSTDNVTFNDVWDFPAVSGKGTPLDWTDTGVLKCTQYYYYVQAWNGVGTANSSTVDTFTLDTVPAAPTGLKGTTSCWTCSDTTISLSWTDNAPTAGCSDEDSFSIWASISGGALTIIDTAPQHPGTGAVTNQCFDNLEPDTRYSIRVSADNQYGSSDLSDTIVIPTKPAPPSGLMANAPAADSNGWRQIDLSWSDVSTINDGYYIQRYIVQGTAANDPVETCPCTCEKANYVPDGSAIKLVGSALTDYPDSIGLLPKTCYYYQIRAYVEYYNGSDTTEATCHWEDSNCTNTTDTNPLPPSGLSLSEVDTDSIKISWTDNSGTFYYQQEDSFTVYRTVNNTGTIVVDAHAGSGSTVDTTDTGLTPGTQYCYTVSAWNSISEDTATATVCATTCETDPNKPTGLSLQVKSFSQIDLTWTDNDDSADTDEIWASQDGGAWAKLGDTMPVAAGATNTYSATGLVGGSNYCFKITAVADNTGGCSPTQLTSDSDSACASTNVSNIWVDGPSNNGPEECGGGEDEIQVPSPFINTTNTKVKLDYVKDLNTIQFDVTYDTIEVETVSVSLGSKFSGATAVYNDVETPTGRALKVNIHIPGGSLPLPKVDCPTGCEVITLEVKFAGVSPPWGASLGVENTQMSDNTAQPITVVGECGDFLYLWVYNPRPGDADCDGDTEVADVTYMEYALVGHPDYPVCNVFNLDTTGNGEFNESDITCLQRLLIGLDCSGLLAPIQFPEIATGTVREVAFMVKGIADLDVAYLDVSYAKGIRITGITAGDLTAGATPIFNLEDGRLRMILNMAGVSGVSGSGSIFKVGFVGEGEFSINQVALSSAEATLIGADVTTIITGQVSRAIPTRTRLYQNFPNPLNPETLIPFDLATEAQVTINIYNLSGQLIRSLDLGKLAVGSYVDKEKAAFWNGRDNAGVEVSGGVYLYQIKAGDFTSTRKMIVLK, encoded by the coding sequence ATGACCGATAAGCGAAAGAAGTTTTTGATTTCAGCCGTAGCGTTAGCCTTGGTGCTGATATTAGTAGGCCTAGGTTTGGCCCAGGCGGATGTAAGTAATAATATCATCTGGCAGCAAGATCAGAATCTGGTTCCTGATACTAACTGGAACCTCTATACCATGACCAACAATGAGAGCGACTCAACCCAAAAGACCGACTCGGCTGATACCAATGAGGTCCATCCTTCGGCGGCCTATGATGGGTCAAAGGTCGTTTATGCTAAGTGGGATGGGATACAGTATGATGTTTACTATAAAACGAACGGCGGTCCAGAGACTAAGATAATTGACGACGGTCAATACCCGGCTTTGGGACCCTGTGGTCAAGTGGCTTTTTGCCGTCGTAAACTTACTGGGGGTGTCTGGTGGTGGGGGATCTATACCACTAATCTATCTGGAAGTGGCCCAGATGGTCCGTATTATGTTTTCTGGGGTGCAAATCATCAATGGCCTTCCATCTCCCCGGACGGCAAGTATATCATCTTTGCGACCGATGAAGAGGGGGACAATGATAACTGGGAGATTTACCAGATGGACTATGGAGGGGGTGGCGAGATTAACCTGACTAACAACTGGGCTAACGATATCGATCCGGCCTATAGTTTTGACGGCACCCAGATTGTCTTTGCTTCCAACCGAAGTAATCCTGATAACAGTAGTAACTATGATATCTACACCATGCCTGCCGGCGGGAGCGGCAGCCCCACTCAGGTCACTACCAACACTGCGGTGGACCAGTATCCTTTTTATTCTCCTGATGGGAGCAGGATAGTTTTCACCTCTTACCGTGATGATAATAAGGGTGAAATCTACACCATTCCCAGCGGTGGCGGCGATCCCGTCAATGTAACAAGATTAACCAACAATAGTTACCATGATCGGTATCCCACCTGGGGAGGCACGGCCAGTGCGCCTGCTGCGCCTATTAATCTTACCTTAAGTAATGTCGCCTACGATTCCATTAAACTCACCTGGACCGACAACTCCTGTAATGAGGATGGCTTTAAGGTGAAGAGGAGCACGGATAACGTAACCTTTAACGATGTCTGGGATTTCCCGGCTGTATCCGGAAAGGGCACCCCCCTGGACTGGACGGATACGGGCGTGCTTAAGTGCACCCAGTATTACTATTATGTTCAGGCTTGGAATGGGGTAGGCACGGCCAATTCGTCTACGGTGGATACCTTTACGCTCGACACCGTCCCGGCCGCGCCCACCGGTCTGAAAGGCACCACCTCGTGTTGGACGTGCTCGGACACCACCATTAGCCTTAGCTGGACCGATAATGCCCCCACGGCTGGTTGTAGTGATGAGGACAGCTTCTCGATCTGGGCCTCAATCAGCGGCGGCGCCCTCACCATAATAGATACGGCTCCCCAACACCCGGGGACCGGAGCGGTTACTAACCAGTGTTTTGATAACTTAGAGCCAGACACCCGGTATTCCATCAGGGTGAGCGCTGATAATCAATATGGTTCCTCAGATCTGTCGGATACGATTGTGATTCCTACCAAGCCGGCACCACCGTCTGGCCTTATGGCAAATGCCCCGGCGGCTGATAGTAATGGTTGGCGCCAGATCGATCTCAGTTGGTCTGACGTCTCGACGATCAACGATGGTTACTACATTCAGAGGTATATTGTCCAGGGGACGGCCGCTAATGACCCGGTGGAGACCTGTCCGTGTACTTGCGAAAAGGCTAACTATGTCCCGGATGGCTCGGCCATCAAGCTGGTGGGTTCGGCTCTTACGGACTATCCTGATAGTATAGGTCTTCTTCCCAAGACCTGTTACTATTACCAGATAAGGGCTTATGTTGAGTATTACAACGGATCAGATACGACGGAAGCCACCTGCCATTGGGAGGATTCTAATTGCACCAACACCACGGATACGAATCCACTGCCACCGTCTGGGCTTTCACTCTCAGAGGTGGATACGGATTCCATCAAGATCAGTTGGACTGACAATTCCGGGACCTTCTACTACCAGCAGGAGGATAGCTTCACGGTTTACAGGACGGTTAATAACACCGGCACCATTGTGGTGGACGCTCATGCCGGAAGTGGATCAACCGTAGACACGACTGATACAGGTTTAACACCGGGAACCCAATACTGCTATACCGTGAGCGCCTGGAATAGTATCAGCGAGGATACAGCTACGGCCACAGTCTGTGCTACTACCTGCGAGACTGACCCGAATAAACCCACCGGCCTCAGCTTGCAGGTCAAGTCATTCAGTCAGATCGACCTGACCTGGACTGACAACGACGATAGTGCGGACACGGATGAAATCTGGGCCAGCCAGGATGGAGGTGCCTGGGCCAAGCTGGGTGATACCATGCCGGTTGCCGCGGGCGCCACTAATACTTACTCGGCGACAGGTCTTGTCGGAGGTAGTAACTACTGCTTTAAGATAACGGCGGTGGCCGACAATACAGGAGGGTGTAGTCCCACGCAACTTACTTCTGACTCGGATTCAGCATGTGCCAGCACCAACGTCTCCAATATTTGGGTTGACGGTCCGAGCAATAATGGTCCTGAGGAGTGCGGGGGCGGTGAGGATGAGATACAGGTGCCCAGCCCGTTTATTAATACTACTAATACTAAGGTGAAGCTGGATTACGTGAAGGATCTGAATACGATCCAGTTCGATGTCACCTATGACACCATCGAGGTGGAAACCGTATCGGTAAGCCTGGGTAGTAAGTTCAGCGGAGCCACCGCGGTATATAACGATGTTGAGACACCGACAGGCCGGGCGCTGAAGGTTAATATCCATATACCGGGTGGTAGTCTCCCACTTCCAAAGGTTGATTGCCCCACGGGATGTGAGGTAATCACCTTAGAGGTTAAATTCGCGGGCGTCAGCCCCCCGTGGGGGGCATCTCTGGGAGTGGAAAACACCCAGATGTCCGATAATACTGCCCAACCGATCACTGTTGTAGGGGAATGCGGTGATTTTCTATATCTATGGGTATATAATCCCCGCCCGGGTGATGCCGACTGTGATGGTGATACCGAGGTTGCGGATGTAACCTATATGGAATATGCCCTCGTTGGCCACCCTGACTATCCGGTCTGCAACGTCTTTAACCTGGATACTACAGGTAATGGTGAGTTTAATGAGAGTGACATCACCTGTCTGCAGAGGCTGCTGATCGGACTGGATTGCAGCGGCCTGCTGGCTCCAATCCAGTTCCCAGAGATAGCCACGGGAACGGTCAGAGAGGTGGCCTTTATGGTTAAAGGCATAGCCGACTTAGACGTGGCCTACCTGGATGTAAGCTATGCTAAAGGTATCCGGATCACTGGTATCACGGCTGGAGACCTGACCGCAGGCGCCACGCCGATCTTCAACCTGGAGGACGGCCGGCTGCGGATGATCCTGAATATGGCCGGTGTGAGTGGGGTAAGTGGCTCAGGCTCTATCTTCAAGGTCGGCTTTGTAGGCGAGGGAGAGTTCTCCATTAATCAGGTCGCCCTGAGCAGTGCTGAGGCCACGCTTATTGGGGCGGATGTGACCACGATAATAACCGGCCAAGTGAGCCGGGCTATTCCTACCAGGACGAGGCTTTACCAGAACTTCCCCAATCCTCTCAATCCAGAGACCTTGATTCCTTTTGATCTGGCTACGGAGGCCCAGGTAACCATCAATATCTACAACCTGTCCGGCCAATTGATCAGGAGCCTGGATCTGGGCAAGCTGGCG